In the genome of Primulina tabacum isolate GXHZ01 chromosome 13, ASM2559414v2, whole genome shotgun sequence, the window CGACCATCCAAGAGGTGCCTCAGTTTTTCAGCAGCATCCCTAGCAATAAGGGACACAATGTGACAACCTCTATCAAATCTCCTAACAAACTCAGTCACAGTcatgtctccctgacggagagtcataaactccctcttcaaGCGCCACAGACGTCAGCAGTAAAATACTTATCATATAAAATGTTCTTGAATTGCACCCAAGTGAGGGTGGCTAGATTGACatcatattcagctccttctcACCAAAGAGAAGCATCGTCTCGTAGCATGCAAGTAGCACACCTAACTCGGTcagtgtaaggtccaaaatacgatgacgtaatccaactgcatgaaaatctaagaaaatggaaaatgactaattaaatggttttaatggcatgaattaattatgacgtgcattattacatgtttaaaatagggtttcctgttagaatgcataaaactatgttttaaaagttatttgagatgcgatcgaggaacagagaccaaTGACCATATGagagaaattttttattaaataattatttttaattgtttaacgtgtggagtattttaaatgaaattttcgaaaatgaggtgttttgaggtgttgttatacgccgagtcgtattttaaactggCAATCGATTTTCGATAAAAATAGGGACTTTTTGAAGAACTCGGCTATTATACTTGGTTAATGAGACTAAGCTTGCATCATATGTTTTAATTAGAATAAATAGCCAAAAACCCTCCCCAAAAGCCCACAAAACCCACGCCCCCTCACCTATTAGCACTAGAACTCTTCCATCAGTATTCACCACACAAACCACACGAGATTTTGAAGGAGGAAGTCATGGTTTTTGAAGAGAAAATCAGCAAGGGTCTATCTCCGCTAACGTTCCTCGCATCGCAAACCGttaataaacgcaaaggcacgccttaatcctcattttctcatctatcacaccatattagaTGTTTGATGCATGCTTGCATGGAAAATAGGTTACCCTTTGGTTTATTTTCGGTTTTATGCCATGTTATGCCTAGAACTCATGTTTTTGTGATTTAAAACTCTTGTTAATGGAGCATGAAGGGGCTTCCATCATAGGGCTATGGGAAGGGATGAATTTCAGAGGGTTTAAGGGCCTAGACAAGGCTGCATAAGGGCTGGGCATGGAGGGTAACAAGGGTGAACGAAAAATTAACTTATTTGGGGGCTAGGGTTTCGGCTAGGGGTCTTTGTAGGGGCATGGCCTTAGCTGTTGTTAGGGCATGACGAGGGGACCTAAGGGGTGTGGGATGGTCCTAGAGTGGCTGCACGATGGCTGGTGCGAAGGCTAGGGGCTGGTACGCAAGCTTGACGTCACGCATGGCTAGGAGAGcctcctcccaaatcatattccTCATCTTCTTCTCCTCTATCTAAATCTTTAGGCTTAGACTTATTCCCACtagtactaacttcaagcctactcATCCTCTCATGTAGTGGCTCCAACTCGGTCCTCATCATCCTAGTGAAATAGCCGAAAAACGCCTTCATTTTGGACCTTAAAGAACCCttggttcgaactatctcctacctccttCTTCATTTTCCTTTCGAACATTGTACCAGAAAGAAAACATAAGATATTCCTCACCTGAATcctcacggtcactccaaagaaaatgcattccactctttttttttttttttgtcctctCCTCACTTCAAATACTCAccagtcactccaaagaaaattcactcACACTCGGGTATTTTCACTTGAATTTGAGAGTTCTCTcaaggtgctcaagctttgtatttgtgTATATCAAACTATCAAGTTCAACTCGTGAAAAattgtgatcgactcacttggactgcgtagacaagcaatttgaaaattttttttaattgtgagAGACGCTTTAATATGACTCACAATAGGCAATAACAAAATACCAATGCTAAAATATTTAGCAgaattttagattttttaaaaaactttgcACAAGGATGATTTGTGCATCTCGAATAACGAAGGACGAAAATTTCAAGAATCACATATTCATGAAATGAAGAACGATAAAACAAAGCAGATCTGGAAACAAACAAAGAATTAACACAGATATGAGAATTAAGAAcgagatacttacttgaattcaacgagacaaagctctgataccaaatgatatgaatcctCGTACGCAAGAAAGGCAAACACTGATTAATTGGAATCACGCCCtcaattcaacaataattaaagGATCCGTGTTGTGATgtccgatcttttgaatcaagcaATACGTAATTTTCACCCCTAAGCTACGTGGTTTAGGAATAAACAATCACAATTAAACAATCGACACTCGAACGAatcttcaaagaactcgtctttgacaaccagcgtaagaacgatcgacaaacgccacaaagtataaactttgataagtcTGATTAGTTTGACACAAAGCAAAGAGCTTTTTTGTTGTTTAAGAGAAAACTCAAAAACAATGCAATTCTATCAATGATAATCTGAAAAGTGTGTAAAATTTCGTCCATATCATGTTTGCATATCAAAAAATACTCAAAATAAGTTCTCAAATTAACTAGGACTCTAAATTAGGTTTTTCTGaagcagcgcctaggcgctacagCTTTGGCAAaagtagcgcctaggcgctatgCAGGCCTCTCCTAGCACTGCGGCGCTTCTTCATTGGTGATGTGGCGCTAGTCCATCCACTGTTCCACACTTAATAACATTCATATGGCCTCCAAGGTCACTCCCATATATCATGACTCTTTCGAGGCTTGGAACCTTGCTTGCACGCTCTTCTCAATTGTTCACGAGTCAatgcaatgcttccttgaataTCTTCATTCGCCCTCTCGTGATTGGTCCTTCCGGCAACTCTAAAAGGTCCCATGCTTTTTATGCTTTCCTCGGAGCTTTACCTTCCTTGATCGCTtagaaaaatatggaaaaattcgaTGAGAAATATTTAGAATTACTAGTATATATATTCATCAAattaaatttacatttttatataacaaacaattttggaaaaaaaatggtATTCCTCTAGAAGGCTTAATatgtatgatatatataatatagcaAGTATAGATATACACAAGCATATGTGTAACTCTAAACcctatatatacacacatactTGTAGCCAACTCTAGTACTGATGATGCTCATAATCTTATtcgtaaaaaatatatattaaccATACATATACAAGGGAATTGAGCTCTACTAATCCATTTAGATTCTctacttttaaattaaaattttataatatatccttacatcatttaaaaatccaaaaataccctattatatatttttttctgtcTTAATTGGGTTTGacgtgtaatttttttttttttgaataatcataaaaatggtaaatttaCTATAGTAATATCATACAAGGTAAGTAATTTTCATGAGATGATTTTTacaatttgattttattttgatgaatatttatttatattagtaATATTACATACTTAATAAGTTATAAATGTTTAGTATGAATTAGTGTAATATTTGGTCAATTCTTTAAAGGGCATTATTGAACTTAAGAAAATTAATTTGCTTGAAGGCCAAAATTCATTATGGTAGTTATGGGAGGCCTTTTTAGGTGTGTGACACTTTGATCATATTTCGATTCTACTTGCAAGATTCTATGAGTGTAATTTATGAGTTTATcgatttctttgtttttttaaaagcataatatataattaaaagttATAAAGAGAATAAAGAGAaggaaaattataaataataattaatttcttaatgAACCATGTTGAAACTTCATTTTTATGTAATAGTTTGATATATCTACATgactaattaatatattttattgcgTAATTTACTAGCGGTTTGACTATAATTTAGTATTTTGTACTCTGATATTTAAGAAGCTATTAATAGGATTGCAACTAGTAGATTATTTATTGGTTTGAAAATATACCCAAATTTAATATTACTCTACATATTTATGAACCATATTGAATAATGTATGAACATATAAAatctttttaataatataatatcttatttttttgataaaaacttgtgtgagacggtctcacgggtcatatattttgtgagacggatctcttatttgggtcatccatgaaaaaatattatattttatgctaaaaatattactttttattagggatggcaatgggtAGGGTATGAGTCGGATTTTATACATCCATCCTCATActcatttattaaatttatccTCATACCAATTCTCCATACCCATCGGGTATTGAATTTCATCTACATCCCCATACCCATCGGAATATCGGATACTCATACCCTACCCAAATACCCTATTATCATATAcaattgaattttttcaaatttaaattgtttcaatgaagttatgaatatttaaaaaattatttaaatgaataataagaaaaattattaatgaacaaaataaactttatagaaaaaaaaaacaaaatattaaaaatagtttataTTAGTTGAACAAAAATACGcaattcaacaaaaatatagtaGAATTTACATCATAtccaaaaattcataattcaaTTGATTAATCATCTATGGGCTGCCCCTAGTTTAATCATATGTAAGCATTATCAACCCAAAATCAAACTAGATcgatttatatattttcttctcttttaatATACAAAGCAtcgttttctttaattttaaaatttatgattatttatatTGAAAACGCCGAAAATTGGTGAATTGACTGATGaatctttaatataaataaatataattactatatatatatacatatatacacatacacacatatatatatatatatatatatatatatatattagtttaAAACGGTATTCGGGTCGGGTGTGGGTCGAATTATATCAAATCCGTCTCCATACCCGAACCTGAAAATCCTCATACCCGATTATCCAATTATTTAATCGGGTCTAAAAATCCCTCCATACCCTCTTCTATTCGGGTCGGGTATCGGATCCTCCAACGGGTTCGGAGGAAATTGTCCATccctactttttattgtgaatatcggttagGTTGACtcagtctcacagataaagattcgtgaaatcgtctcTCACACGAGGCTTACTTTTTTGTATATATAAATGTGTTCTtataaattgcaaatatcacAAGTGAATTGTGTTTTATGAAACCATATAGATAAATTTTATTCACACTAAATATATAACAAATACCAAAAacgtggaggaggaggaggtgcgAATGAACAAAGGCTTTGAGGATGGAAGTATTCACCACCGCGGCCGCCGTCATATCCACCAGCAAAACATTTTCTTGCCAATGTTTTGCCGATTGTCTATCAAAGACGTAagaccaaaccaaaccaaaaatCGATCCGATGTCCCTAAACCCGCCACAATCAGTTCCACGGTGCAGCTCAAAAGAAACAAAACGTTCATCGGTTTTCCCTCCGCCGCCGCGGTTACCAGAACTCCAACCAGCAACAACCTCCAAAGCCACAGAAGGAGCATGAAGAAATGCGCTTCCAGTGAATCCCTCGTTCCTAAAGCAACCACCATTACTACCTGCACTACCAACCCCGCCGTCGGCGTCTCCGGCAGCGGAGGGAGCTGTGGAAATGGGTGTAGACGACCCGGCAGTGGAGATAAGAGTTTCCATGATCATGAGGATGGTAATGAAGGTTGTGTCAAGTCAGTGATTGGCAGCATGAGTGAAATGGATCCACCGCTGCCGGTGGTGAAAAGGGTGGCGCTTCCGGGAGCCGACGGAGATGAGGTGAACATTTGGAAACGGAGGTTTAATGGGGCGGCGTTGAAAAGCTTACAGATTGAACATCAAATTTCTCCGACCTAGTGCAGTAGTATCATTAATCACACTCTATAGCAGCTATTTTAGGCTTGTAGTAAGGAAATTAAGCTTCATAATTtagattttttatatataaaaattcataatttagaTTTTGAGTTCGAATTATATTTGCATGTCatgtgattattattattattattattattgttattattattgattAAGTATCTTGTGAGagggtctcacgaatctttatctgtgagacggatcaatcctatcgatattaacaataaaaagtaaaactcttagcataaaaagtaatattgtttcatggatgactcaaataaaagatctttctcacaaaatacgactcgtgagaccatctcatacaagtttttgtcattattATTAAACTTTAGTTAAACTAATGGAGATGTAATTCTTGTTTTTTGCACATACAATTAGATTGTAaatctattctattttattaaagttaagGACATGATAGTAACAATTTAGGAAGGACacaattttttcttccaattttatccttatatgatactaatattacacttttgttttttgtttttttaaaaaaattcctacacacacttttatttttatttttttatttcaacaattaaaatatcaatttagtccctccataatttgtcaaatttcactttagtccatcaataatgataaaaaagaatGTACACACGCATCGCGTGTACAGAGTAACTAGTATATATTATAGTCGTGGCTATTGGAAAATATGGTTCATGCACATGGTGCATTATACTTTACGGCtagttaataattttttaaggaaaaactTGAACTCTTTGCGATTTtggtatgttttaaatttcagtcttatatttataattttgattttgaaaatatatggAATTGCACTTGATATTGGTTTTGCGCCACGGGTAGTGTGTGTACGCgtgtattttttttagaaaaaaaaaaataaacgtGTGTAAATTTATCTTTTGTGTACAATATTTCTTGTTATTAGTCATTTTTATGTAAGCCTTTAGAggttatattaaaattaacatttttattGGCATTTCTTTTGTTCGAGTCGGATCCATAAATTTAACGAAAAGGAAAGATCatctttgattttcaaaatttattatcaatatttcacgtcaatttcaaattcgaaaACATGGGAAAATCTTGATGCATGAAAATATTCAGATGAAATAACTACACGTCTTAGATCTATAAACTACAGAATTTCTTCCCAGGACTTGCTTTACAAATTAAACTACTGGGAAACAAACGGGGAATTTAATacctgtaatttttttttttttttttgaaaattatcgTCACACCGAGACtagaattttatatatatacctaTAATATGAAGAAAGTAAAAAATTTCAATCCAGTGCTCGACAAAATGCGGTAGAAAGGTACACTAATACGCAACGTTTAACAGTAATCACAATGCTTACAGAATTATGTTATCAGAACCATATAATCGTAAGAAACATCTCGGACACGAGTGGGGATTAGTGTCCTAAGTTACATGCTGCAAacatgttagagtagatgccctacaAGCCAACgattggctagggaatttattgactcaagtgaaataaacaatctttattttaatataatttaactttttatggtcttgttatactttatctgtatactcatgcaaacagcatagataaagtccttgattatgctttaatacaaatgaatcgtaattcgatgttgaaactcatttgtaaacactgcatattctaaattcgttcatagtcgattcagccgcctaaaacagggataaaggtcgcttgagctcgagactagcatctgtgatgttgtgtactgtgtttcttggtaagggcatggagatgtccaaacatgcagatgggtagtcatatgatgattatacagAACAACCCTcactcggactttccaagtggttttcattcatcgagaggataagtccgtggttatgattatacaccattagtccttacgacccgggacaacactgaggctctatatgctagagctgtgctttgactcgtttaccggctccaggagagtcatcaggtggcgaggttgggtacagttgcgacacatataggagccagtgcattgtagtcggggattcaccgctcacctacgggtgtggatatcctatgtgatctaatgtaataatagtgcatggaatctctggccagagtttgagatgtacgttggagaaggagttctccaatattacacgcgatgccactattatagttatcacatagttatcgaattaatatgcaaccctcgatgaaccaatggttgtagattcgatcgggatatatgagatgaagggaccgtactgtacgttaatcataatcggctggttcttgcaggcactatcagtgatacctaggggatcacagggcgatgctactagacgctcttaccatgatccgatgggtgcaatcagaaatgagttctgacattcttgatcaaggcgttgatgaaaagaatggggctaactagggtaagcccggataaaggattatgtcttgaatcacaaagagttgtgaacccacggctagctgtatccctgaaccattgagggtcacacaagcactggatcgtttgttcccgttgagagaataaattcaaggagttgaatttatattatgatatagtaaattcaaagagttgaatttatgataattaaattttgagaaaataaattcacggagttgaatttatgagatagtaaattcaagaagttgaatttatgaaatttggagagcataaattcaaggagttgaatttataaaatttgataatttaatttattaaactcaaaagttgagtttattaaatattaaattttggaggtgataaaattcaaggagttgaatttataatttaaatattaaattcaaatgttgaatttataatgtatttaatttattaagctcaaaggttgagtttattaaatattaaattaaatatagtgggaagtatgtttaatgagcttgtaggagtacaagtccaacatactaaataattaaaattcttaatgaactttgattaattaattaaactagttggactagcccaattaattaatcaagcctattaatgttaattatggtaattaggtcatgtaatttttattttaaaaatttttgaccTAAAATCATAGTCTCCTCAAAAATTGGAATATGAGATTTTCGAGACTTATGGGATGCAAGTTTTTGGAatctttaattaacttaattaagtaaataattaattaaattaataaaagattagaaaataaaataaagatttgaTTTCTTATTTGACTTGATAGCATCCGAAAGGTTTTTGAAATCTTTTATATAACTCTCGGCTCTTCTCAAATCACAAGAATAGGGCTCTCGAAAATTCcttcaaaaacaagaaaaatttgGCTTAAAATTTTTGAGTCGAATTTTTCGTATTATATCTCTATGCAGAAGTTCTTCTAAATtactagtgcaatttagaagagggacaaatcatctagtcgtggatCTGATTAGAAGAAAGGAGTCATTGAAGAAatttcgtagggattcatcaagagctatctccgctaaacccggaatagttggagccgtgtgattaattcaccaaaggtatgaaatttctaacgccctatgaatgtttatgataaaatcatacgagtgcccaaacatattttgattgtcaaaatatgtaaaatttttaaaacttctattACGAACAGAGCACAAACCAAAGGAATGGAGGAGAATTCTTCTCTGTTGTATACCACAGAATTGATCAACCACACATATATACACATGAGTTGCATACAGCTGTCAAAAACTACCTAAACCAACTTAAACTAACTCAATGTACTTGAAGCTAATTAATATAACAAATAGAAGAAAATAATTACACGTGTTTAAAACTCCCCCTCAAGGTGGCTTGTAAAGGTCCTTTATAGCCATCTTGGACAATAGCGGGGCTAAGCGATGAATGGGTAATGGCTTCGTAAAGATGTCCGCTAGCTGATGTTGTGAGCGTATCGACAAGAGTTTGATAATCCCTTCATGTACTTTGTCTCGAACAAAATGACAATCGATTTCAATGTGTTTGGTGCGTTCATGAAACATTGGATTCGAAGCTATATGTATAGCAGCTTGATTATCACAGTAAATGGTTGCAGGATCAGTCATATGAATGGAAAAATCTGAGAGTAATTGAGCCATCCAAACAATCTCACTTGCTGTGGTAGCAAGTGCTCGATATTCGGCCTCCGCTGATGATCGAGAGACGGTTGTTTGCTTCTTGGCTTTCCATGACACAAGGGAATGACCAAGGAATACACAGAAACCAGTAACTGATTTTCGAGATTCCGCACAAGCAGCCCAATCAGCGTCACAAAATGCTTTCAGCTGTAAGGGAGATGTGGCTGCGAAGAAAAGTCCCTGTCCCGGAGTCCCTTTGATGTATCGAAGGAGATGATGGACAGCTTGTAAATTAGGTGTGCGGGGTTGAGATATAAACTGACTGAGTTTGTGAACAGCAAATGAAATATCTGGCCGTGAAAAAGTGAGATATAATAAGCGACCCACAATGCGTCTGTACTGAGTGATGTCCTCGAGGGGTTCGCCATCATTGGAAGTCATGCGGACCTTAGGATCTATGGGTGTCATTACTGGCTTGCTGGCCAGAAAACATGTGCCAGCAAGAAGTTGTAGAGCATATTTGCGTTGAGATAATATGATGCCCGTGGAAGATCGAGCAATttcaatacccaagaagtattTCAGGCAGCCAAGATCACGAAGCTTGAAATGGCTATGTAAGAACTGCTTTAAAGATGCAATGAGCACAGGAGACGGCCCAGTGATAATGATGTCATCGACATATACTAATAGAGCTACAAATGAGGAACCTGATCCTTTAGTGAACAAAGAATAATCAGATTTGGATTGAGCGAGTCCAAACTGGAGCACAACCTGGGAAAGCTTGGAGTTCCATTGCCTCGAGGCTTGACGTAATCCATATATAGACTTGTGAAGCTTGCACACCATATGGTTCTTTGAAGTAACCGGCTCCCCCTGAAACTGATACCCTTGTGGAATGTCCATATATACTTCTTCACATAGATCCCCATTTAAGAATGCATTACTAACATCCAACTGAATCAAACTCCAATTCTGACAAGCTGCCAAAGCAAGAAGGACTTTGACAGTGACTAATTTAGCCACAGGAGAAAATGTGTCTAAGAAATCAATCCCTTCCTGTTGGTTAAATCCTTTAGCAACAAGCCTAGCTTTATGTCTTTCGATTGAGCCATCAGCATGAAGTTTGAGCTTATATACCCACTTGCAACCAATCGAATGTTTGCCAACGGGAAGAAGAACAATCGACCAAGTGTTATTACACTCCAAGGCAGCTAGTTCAGCAGTCATTGCTTGCTGCCACTCGGGGTATTTATTAGCTTGGTGAAAGGATTTTGGTTCAGTGGCCGAGGACACATTAAGGACAAAGGTTTTGTAAGCAGGTGTTAATTGATCATAAGAGATGTATTTGGATAGTGGATATGGTGTATCGTGCATCGAGGGAGGCATGAGATCAGGACCTTTCAGAAGGTTGCAGTGATAGTCTTGGAGATAAGATGGTTGTGTCATAATACGAGTAGAACGACGAGGTTGAGGTAAGGGTGGTGATTGTGCTGGGACTTGATCATGATTAGAGATTTCAATGGAAGACTCATGCTGAGCTAAAGGAAGTACAATGTCCGGAAATGGATCAAACGATGGTAATATAGGTGTATGATTATGAAATGGAAATATGGTTTAATGGAAGATCACATCCCtagataaaaaaatatgtttgctATCAAGATCATATAGT includes:
- the LOC142521818 gene encoding uncharacterized protein LOC142521818, which encodes MNKGFEDGSIHHRGRRHIHQQNIFLPMFCRLSIKDVRPNQTKNRSDVPKPATISSTVQLKRNKTFIGFPSAAAVTRTPTSNNLQSHRRSMKKCASSESLVPKATTITTCTTNPAVGVSGSGGSCGNGCRRPGSGDKSFHDHEDGNEGCVKSVIGSMSEMDPPLPVVKRVALPGADGDEVNIWKRRFNGAALKSLQIEHQISPT